One genomic region from uncultured Subdoligranulum sp. encodes:
- the cobJ gene encoding precorrin-3B C(17)-methyltransferase — MSGKLYVVGLGPGDSAMLTGQARNALADADVLCGYTVYVELVRPLFPQKETYTTPMRGELDRCRWALETASQGKTVALVCSGDAGVYGMASPVLELARSFPEVPVEVVPGVTAALSGAAVLGAPLAHDFCVISLSDLLTPWETIVKRLRCAAQGDFALCMYNPASHRRKDHLQRAVDILLEAGMKSSTPCATVRNIARPGQEVQFYTLEALRTAPVDMFTTVYIGNSTTWQEGAWLITPRGYKKI, encoded by the coding sequence ATGAGTGGTAAATTGTATGTGGTCGGGCTGGGACCGGGCGACAGTGCCATGCTGACAGGGCAGGCACGCAATGCACTGGCTGACGCGGATGTACTGTGCGGATATACCGTCTATGTGGAGTTGGTAAGACCGCTTTTTCCCCAAAAAGAGACCTATACCACACCGATGCGCGGGGAATTGGACCGCTGCCGCTGGGCGCTGGAAACGGCGTCACAGGGAAAAACGGTTGCACTGGTCTGCAGCGGAGATGCCGGCGTATACGGGATGGCGTCCCCGGTCCTGGAGCTGGCCAGGTCTTTCCCGGAGGTGCCTGTGGAGGTGGTGCCCGGCGTGACGGCAGCGCTATCCGGCGCGGCTGTGCTGGGCGCTCCGCTGGCCCATGATTTTTGTGTGATCTCGCTGTCTGACCTGCTGACCCCCTGGGAAACGATCGTAAAACGTCTGCGCTGTGCAGCCCAGGGAGATTTTGCCCTTTGTATGTACAATCCGGCCTCCCATCGCCGCAAGGACCATCTGCAGCGCGCAGTGGATATTCTGCTGGAGGCAGGAATGAAAAGCAGTACGCCCTGCGCCACCGTACGCAATATTGCCCGCCCCGGGCAGGAGGTACAATTCTATACGCTGGAAGCATTGCGTACTGCTCCGGTGGATATGTTTACGACGGTCTACATCGGGAACAGTACCACCTGGCAGGAGGGTGCCTGGCTGATTACGCCGCGCGGGTATAAAAAAATATGA
- a CDS encoding cobalamin biosynthesis protein codes for MKVACLAFTEKGYALACRLAQELGGTAQRSGQPLTLHQWTQTHFPQEKALIYVGAVGIAVRAIAPYLQGKTQDPAVVAVDECARFAVPLVSGHLGGANDLARRVACICGAEPVITTATDANGVFAVDAWARIQHCAVLHVPCIRRVSGALLAGRTIRIKTEFPIEGMPPEGVALETGDAYDVYVGFAPQPSDVLWLIPRFAVLGIGCRKGTACPALETAFQRLPLPEQAICGVASIDLKASEPGLLEFCQQHGWTLQTYHAAALNAVQGNFTASAFVSSVTGVDNVCERAAVLASGGSLIIRKMAGNGVTMAAAVKPVKLDWRYHDEW; via the coding sequence ATGAAGGTGGCCTGCCTTGCCTTTACCGAAAAAGGCTATGCACTGGCCTGCCGGCTGGCACAGGAACTGGGCGGCACAGCACAGCGGAGCGGTCAGCCGTTGACACTGCACCAGTGGACGCAGACGCATTTCCCGCAGGAAAAGGCGCTGATTTATGTGGGGGCGGTGGGCATTGCTGTACGGGCCATTGCGCCGTATCTGCAAGGCAAAACGCAGGATCCGGCGGTCGTGGCGGTGGATGAGTGTGCCCGCTTTGCGGTGCCGCTGGTCTCCGGCCATCTGGGCGGCGCCAACGACCTGGCCCGCCGGGTGGCTTGCATCTGCGGAGCAGAGCCGGTGATCACCACAGCCACTGATGCCAACGGTGTTTTTGCCGTGGATGCGTGGGCACGCATACAGCATTGCGCTGTGCTGCATGTGCCCTGCATCCGCCGGGTGTCCGGCGCGCTGCTGGCGGGCAGAACCATCCGCATCAAAACAGAATTCCCCATAGAAGGCATGCCGCCGGAAGGTGTGGCGCTGGAAACAGGGGATGCTTATGATGTTTATGTGGGATTTGCGCCGCAGCCGTCGGATGTCCTTTGGCTGATACCGCGGTTTGCGGTGCTGGGAATAGGCTGCCGCAAGGGTACGGCCTGCCCGGCACTGGAAACAGCATTTCAGCGATTGCCGCTGCCGGAACAGGCAATCTGCGGAGTGGCCAGCATCGATCTCAAGGCATCGGAACCCGGTTTGCTGGAATTCTGCCAGCAACATGGCTGGACTCTGCAAACCTACCATGCGGCGGCACTGAATGCTGTGCAGGGAAATTTTACAGCCTCCGCCTTTGTGAGCAGCGTAACCGGTGTGGATAATGTTTGCGAACGGGCAGCAGTGCTGGCCAGCGGCGGATCCTTGATCATTCGCAAAATGGCCGGAAACGGCGTGACCATGGCGGCGGCGGTAAAACCCGTCAAACTGGATTGGAGATATCATGATGAGTGGTAA
- the cobM gene encoding precorrin-4 C(11)-methyltransferase gives MIHFVGAGPGAPDLITLRGAQLLQQADCIIYAGSLVNPALLALAKDGCSIYNSAEMTLEEVLTVFQEQERQHHETVRLHTGDASIYGAIREQMDALDRLDIAYDDTPGVSSFCGAAAALGAEYTLPGISQTVIITRMAGRTPVPEREALESLAAHGASMVIFLSAGMLPAVQDALLQGAYTVKTPAALVYKATWPEEKVVRCTLGELAACGAAHQITKTALILVGDFLHTAKYERSRLYDPSFTTEFRKGKQA, from the coding sequence ATGATTCACTTTGTGGGGGCCGGTCCCGGAGCGCCGGATCTGATTACGCTGCGCGGTGCTCAACTGCTGCAGCAGGCCGACTGCATTATCTATGCCGGCAGCCTTGTCAATCCGGCACTGCTTGCACTGGCAAAGGACGGTTGCTCGATCTACAACAGCGCAGAGATGACACTGGAAGAGGTGCTCACGGTCTTTCAGGAGCAGGAACGGCAGCACCATGAAACGGTGCGTCTGCATACCGGTGATGCCAGCATATACGGTGCCATCCGGGAGCAGATGGACGCACTGGATCGCCTGGACATTGCCTACGATGACACGCCGGGGGTGTCCAGCTTCTGCGGCGCTGCTGCGGCACTGGGGGCCGAATATACGCTGCCCGGCATCAGCCAGACGGTGATCATCACGCGGATGGCGGGCCGGACGCCGGTGCCGGAACGGGAAGCACTGGAAAGTCTGGCCGCACATGGTGCCAGCATGGTGATTTTCCTGTCGGCCGGCATGCTGCCGGCCGTGCAGGATGCACTTCTGCAGGGAGCGTATACCGTAAAAACACCGGCGGCGCTGGTGTACAAGGCAACCTGGCCGGAGGAAAAGGTGGTGCGCTGCACGCTGGGAGAACTGGCCGCTTGCGGGGCTGCGCATCAGATCACCAAAACGGCGCTGATTCTGGTGGGAGATTTTCTGCACACGGCAAAGTACGAACGCAGCAGACTGTATGATCCTTCCTTTACGACGGAATTCCGAAAGGGGAAGCAAGCATGA
- the cobI gene encoding precorrin-2 C(20)-methyltransferase: MVDTTNKGTLYGVSVGPGDPELMTLQAVRCLRACPVIAAPQTASGQMLALEIAQGAMDLSDKTVVALRFPMTRDKEALHAAHLEAAQKLQRYLDAGEDVAMLNLGDVSVYATFGYLQDLLEEQGYETVMLAGVPSFCASAARLNQPLTAGMQQPLIIAPGGNAEAILEIPGSKVLMKTGRQLPETLEMLEAHGKLSRSAMVCNCGLPQEEVWPDLSRYDKHRPAGYFAIILVKE, encoded by the coding sequence ATGGTAGATACAACAAACAAAGGAACACTGTATGGTGTCAGTGTGGGGCCGGGAGACCCCGAGCTGATGACACTGCAGGCGGTACGGTGTCTGCGCGCTTGCCCGGTGATTGCGGCGCCGCAGACTGCAAGCGGACAGATGCTGGCACTGGAAATTGCCCAGGGTGCCATGGATTTGTCAGACAAGACGGTGGTGGCGCTGCGCTTTCCCATGACGCGGGACAAGGAGGCTCTGCACGCGGCCCATCTGGAAGCAGCACAGAAACTGCAGCGGTATCTGGATGCCGGTGAGGATGTGGCCATGCTCAATCTGGGCGATGTGTCGGTATACGCAACCTTTGGCTACCTGCAGGACCTTTTGGAGGAGCAGGGATATGAAACCGTCATGCTGGCGGGGGTTCCCAGCTTCTGCGCCTCGGCAGCGCGGCTCAACCAGCCGCTGACGGCGGGCATGCAGCAGCCTCTGATCATTGCTCCGGGAGGAAATGCCGAGGCTATCCTCGAAATTCCGGGCAGCAAAGTTCTGATGAAGACGGGACGACAGCTGCCGGAAACACTGGAAATGCTGGAAGCCCACGGAAAGCTGTCCCGCAGTGCAATGGTATGCAACTGCGGCCTGCCGCAGGAGGAAGTCTGGCCGGATTTGTCCCGGTATGACAAACATCGGCCGGCGGGTTATTTTGCCATAATTCTCGTGAAGGAGTAA
- the cbiD gene encoding cobalt-precorrin-5B (C(1))-methyltransferase CbiD, translating to MSFDHTVRSGQRLLRCGYTTGTCAALAAQGATRLLLMGTVPDELTLCTPKGWEVTVQPEFCRLQREVAVCSVVKDAGDDADVTDGMSIVATVQKSAVPGVTIDGGKGVGRVTKPGLDQPVGAAAINHVPRQMIMQQVTEICRICGYAGGISVVISIRGGEEAAKRTFNPQLGVEGGLSILGTSGIVEPMSEQAIVDTIALEIRQHAAVTSRLILTPGNYGMDFLHAQGWDARNVPVVKCSNFLGEALDCAAMEGIRELLLVGHIGKLVKVAGGIMNTHSRYADCRTELFCAHAALCGAGTEVCRALMSAATADACLEILEKAGLREVVLQSLLQAVQRHLTHRLGDSCRVGAVLFSNQFGLLGSTPPAKEMLEQW from the coding sequence ATGTCCTTTGATCATACCGTCCGCAGCGGTCAGCGCTTGCTGCGCTGTGGCTATACCACGGGTACCTGCGCAGCCCTGGCCGCCCAGGGGGCGACCAGACTGTTGCTGATGGGGACAGTGCCGGACGAACTGACGCTGTGCACCCCCAAGGGGTGGGAGGTTACCGTCCAGCCGGAATTCTGCCGTTTGCAGAGAGAGGTAGCCGTATGCAGCGTCGTCAAGGATGCAGGGGATGACGCGGATGTGACGGACGGCATGTCGATTGTGGCTACGGTACAAAAATCCGCTGTGCCGGGTGTGACCATCGACGGCGGCAAAGGGGTGGGCCGGGTGACAAAACCAGGGCTCGATCAGCCCGTGGGGGCTGCAGCCATCAACCATGTGCCACGGCAGATGATCATGCAGCAGGTAACGGAAATCTGCCGCATCTGCGGGTATGCCGGGGGAATTTCGGTGGTCATCAGCATCCGGGGCGGCGAAGAGGCGGCAAAAAGGACATTCAATCCGCAACTGGGCGTGGAAGGCGGGCTTTCCATCCTAGGAACTTCAGGCATCGTGGAACCCATGAGCGAGCAGGCCATTGTGGATACCATTGCCCTGGAGATCCGGCAGCATGCGGCGGTCACTTCGCGGCTGATTCTCACACCCGGCAACTACGGCATGGATTTTTTGCACGCACAAGGCTGGGACGCCAGGAATGTCCCGGTGGTCAAGTGCTCCAATTTCCTGGGGGAGGCCCTGGACTGTGCGGCCATGGAAGGAATCCGGGAATTGCTGCTGGTCGGTCACATCGGAAAACTGGTCAAGGTGGCGGGTGGCATCATGAATACCCATTCCCGTTATGCGGACTGCCGCACCGAACTGTTCTGTGCCCATGCAGCCCTGTGTGGTGCCGGGACGGAAGTCTGCCGGGCGCTGATGTCTGCTGCCACGGCAGACGCCTGTCTGGAAATTCTGGAAAAGGCGGGGCTCCGGGAAGTGGTCCTGCAATCGCTGCTGCAGGCTGTGCAGCGCCATCTTACGCACCGTCTGGGAGACAGCTGCCGGGTAGGGGCCGTGCTGTTTTCCAATCAGTTCGGTCTGCTGGGAAGTACACCGCCCGCCAAGGAGATGCTGGAACAATGGTAG
- a CDS encoding sirohydrochlorin cobaltochelatase, which translates to MRKALVCVSFGTTVANGRVDLSAVEQALQKSAPEYPFVRALASRIIRKRLAARGETFDSLPEALEKLLAAGCTQVAIQPTHLLYGYEYDKIRAEIDPYRQRFSDFALGRPLLADTEDLQAVAQVLGQAYPTRPEEALILMGHGTEHFAGVVYAALQSAFALQERKDIFVATVEGWPGLSEVLPHIVKAGYRKVHLVPLLLVAGDHACHDMAGENPQSWKNQLEEAGFSVRCTLEGLGRLPGIQQLYCKKLKEILE; encoded by the coding sequence ATGAGGAAAGCCCTGGTATGTGTCAGCTTTGGCACAACGGTAGCCAACGGCCGCGTGGATCTGTCCGCCGTGGAACAGGCGCTGCAGAAATCGGCGCCGGAGTATCCCTTTGTACGGGCGTTGGCCAGCAGAATCATCCGGAAACGTCTGGCTGCCCGGGGAGAGACGTTTGACAGCCTGCCGGAGGCGTTGGAAAAGCTTCTGGCGGCGGGCTGTACACAAGTGGCAATACAGCCAACGCACTTGCTTTACGGGTATGAATACGATAAAATAAGAGCCGAAATTGACCCGTATCGGCAACGTTTTTCCGACTTCGCGCTGGGGCGTCCTCTTCTGGCCGACACAGAGGATCTGCAGGCAGTGGCACAGGTTTTGGGGCAGGCTTATCCGACCCGGCCGGAGGAAGCCCTGATTCTGATGGGACATGGAACTGAACATTTCGCCGGTGTGGTGTATGCTGCGCTGCAAAGTGCATTTGCTTTACAGGAACGTAAAGACATTTTTGTGGCGACGGTGGAAGGCTGGCCGGGGCTTTCGGAAGTTCTGCCCCACATCGTGAAGGCGGGATACCGGAAAGTACATCTTGTGCCCCTTTTGCTGGTGGCCGGCGACCACGCCTGCCATGACATGGCGGGGGAGAATCCTCAAAGCTGGAAAAATCAGCTGGAAGAAGCCGGTTTCTCCGTGCGCTGCACGCTGGAAGGCCTGGGAAGACTGCCGGGTATCCAGCAGCTCTATTGCAAAAAACTCAAAGAGATTCTGGAGTAA
- a CDS encoding ABC transporter ATP-binding protein, whose protein sequence is MIQTENLSVVLGGQQILDSVRMSVGKKQIVGLIGPNGSGKSTLLKCVYRVLPPTCGAVLIDGQNLYRYSVRQSAQKMAIVAQHHHYSFDFTVREIVLMGRSPHKRALERDNAEDERIVHKSLETVGMAGRENQIFSTLSGGEQQRVVLARALAQQTPCLILDEPTNHLDIQHQLQIMELIRSLDKTVLLAVHDLNLAAVYCDRLFALQGGKLVGSGTPQELLTPAFIEKVYHVRARVGTDEEGRPYILYRPMGKEKQA, encoded by the coding sequence GTGATTCAAACGGAAAATCTCAGCGTTGTGCTGGGCGGTCAGCAGATCCTGGATTCGGTCCGTATGTCGGTTGGCAAAAAACAGATTGTCGGCTTGATTGGTCCCAACGGAAGCGGTAAAAGTACGCTGCTCAAATGTGTCTATCGGGTGCTGCCTCCTACTTGTGGCGCTGTGCTGATCGACGGACAAAATCTTTATAGGTACAGCGTGCGTCAAAGCGCGCAAAAAATGGCCATTGTGGCCCAGCATCATCATTACAGCTTTGATTTTACGGTGCGTGAAATTGTCCTTATGGGGCGTTCGCCTCATAAGAGAGCACTGGAACGGGACAACGCGGAGGATGAGCGGATCGTACACAAGTCACTGGAAACGGTGGGAATGGCAGGCAGGGAAAACCAGATTTTTTCCACACTCTCCGGCGGAGAGCAGCAGCGCGTGGTGCTTGCCCGGGCCCTGGCCCAGCAGACTCCCTGCCTGATTCTGGATGAGCCCACCAACCATCTGGATATCCAGCACCAGCTGCAGATCATGGAACTGATCCGCTCACTGGATAAAACGGTCTTGCTGGCGGTACACGATCTCAACCTTGCGGCTGTATACTGTGACAGGCTCTTTGCACTGCAAGGCGGGAAACTGGTGGGAAGCGGTACCCCGCAGGAATTGCTGACACCGGCGTTTATCGAGAAAGTATACCATGTACGTGCGCGGGTTGGAACCGACGAGGAGGGGCGGCCATATATTTTGTATCGCCCGATGGGAAAGGAGAAACAAGCATGA
- a CDS encoding iron ABC transporter permease yields MSAQENGSLLHRRAAGNGLILALVVLLPASVIAAVTFGTVRLPITDVYGVLYCQLVHGLFDVAVPSEWAAGAALHDVVWLIRLPRLVLAAAVGAALAVCGVVMQAIVKNPLADPYILGVSSGASLGATLASLFGVGMALGARSVGVVAFAGAMFVSLAVVFLANLGGRATAVKLLLAGSALSAVCGAFSNFAIYLRNNEHAPTQIIRWTMGGLGAANWTDNAILAAAVLAGCLFFLTQSRALNLMLLGDESAVTLGMDLNVRRIAYLLVTSLLIGLAVYNAGIIGFVGLIVPHGTRLLLGTDHRRLVPAAALAGGIFLVWADVACRTILPGNEVPIGILTSVLGAPVFLYLMVRYRYGFGGESQ; encoded by the coding sequence ATGAGTGCACAGGAAAACGGCAGTCTGCTTCACAGACGGGCGGCGGGAAATGGCCTGATCCTGGCGCTGGTGGTTTTACTGCCGGCTTCCGTGATAGCAGCTGTTACGTTTGGGACCGTCCGCTTGCCCATAACCGACGTGTACGGCGTTCTGTACTGTCAATTGGTTCATGGGCTGTTTGACGTTGCGGTTCCTTCGGAATGGGCGGCGGGGGCTGCGCTGCATGATGTGGTGTGGCTGATTCGTCTGCCGCGGCTGGTGCTGGCAGCGGCCGTGGGGGCAGCGCTGGCGGTCTGTGGTGTCGTCATGCAGGCCATCGTAAAAAATCCGCTGGCTGATCCGTATATCCTGGGCGTCTCCTCGGGAGCCTCTCTCGGCGCAACGTTGGCTTCGCTGTTTGGTGTAGGAATGGCGCTGGGCGCACGTTCGGTTGGTGTGGTGGCCTTTGCAGGGGCTATGTTTGTCTCACTGGCGGTGGTCTTTCTTGCCAATCTGGGAGGAAGGGCCACGGCGGTGAAACTGCTGCTCGCCGGCTCGGCACTTTCAGCGGTATGCGGTGCTTTTTCCAACTTCGCCATTTATCTTCGCAACAATGAACATGCCCCCACACAGATTATCCGGTGGACGATGGGCGGGCTGGGAGCGGCCAACTGGACGGACAATGCCATCCTGGCGGCAGCGGTTCTGGCGGGATGCCTTTTTTTCCTCACCCAAAGCCGTGCCCTCAATCTGATGTTGCTGGGCGATGAGAGTGCCGTCACGCTGGGCATGGATTTGAATGTCCGAAGAATTGCATATCTTCTGGTCACATCCCTGCTCATCGGATTGGCCGTATACAATGCGGGCATCATCGGCTTTGTGGGGCTGATTGTTCCCCACGGCACAAGACTTTTGCTGGGAACAGATCACCGACGGCTGGTGCCTGCGGCGGCGCTGGCAGGCGGTATTTTCCTGGTCTGGGCGGATGTGGCCTGCCGGACCATTCTGCCCGGCAACGAGGTTCCCATTGGGATTCTTACCTCTGTGCTCGGCGCGCCTGTGTTTCTGTATCTTATGGTACGGTATCGCTATGGCTTCGGAGGTGAGAGCCAGTGA
- a CDS encoding ABC transporter substrate-binding protein, whose amino-acid sequence MRTTMLHRAAALSTVCALFLTACAQVSTMPQPASQPSAATAEESAEQGHYPVTVINYDEAGREVSCIYTKAPERVVAVYQGSIETMIALGLEDHVVASYGLDNAVKEEWQEGFSQMHYHDDVFAPDKETVTFLQPDMILSWGSLFSDKMLGGVSGWQGKGVATYMNSNTRPGDHPRTLENEYTDILNLGTVFDVEDRARALVAEMKSEIADTLSAVAGEEPVRVAVVEPLGGSISNYGADTLAGDMVTQLGGQLARPDGKEMGKEDLLACDPDVIFVVYMAYSGDDPQSVIENQLAVIQDDPALGSLSAVQRGRVYPVMLGDIYAAGPRSMDGIRTLAAGMYPELAS is encoded by the coding sequence ATGCGTACAACAATGCTGCATCGTGCGGCGGCCCTGAGCACTGTGTGTGCCCTGTTTCTGACTGCCTGCGCCCAGGTAAGCACAATGCCACAGCCGGCATCCCAACCCTCTGCGGCGACCGCAGAGGAAAGCGCAGAGCAGGGACACTATCCTGTCACGGTCATCAACTACGACGAAGCGGGCCGGGAAGTAAGCTGCATCTACACGAAGGCGCCGGAGCGGGTGGTGGCCGTCTATCAGGGATCCATCGAGACAATGATCGCGCTGGGGCTGGAGGATCACGTGGTGGCCAGCTACGGGCTGGACAATGCGGTCAAGGAGGAATGGCAGGAAGGCTTTTCCCAAATGCACTATCATGACGATGTGTTTGCCCCCGATAAGGAGACCGTCACGTTTTTGCAGCCCGATATGATTTTGTCCTGGGGATCGCTGTTCAGTGACAAGATGCTGGGAGGCGTATCGGGCTGGCAGGGAAAAGGCGTGGCTACCTATATGAACTCCAACACCCGACCGGGAGATCACCCGCGTACCCTGGAAAATGAATACACCGATATCCTCAATCTGGGGACCGTCTTTGACGTGGAGGATAGGGCCCGGGCGCTCGTGGCGGAAATGAAATCGGAGATTGCCGATACGCTTTCCGCCGTGGCAGGAGAAGAACCTGTACGTGTGGCGGTGGTGGAACCGCTGGGCGGCAGTATCAGCAACTATGGTGCCGATACGCTGGCCGGTGATATGGTAACACAGCTGGGCGGGCAGCTTGCCCGCCCGGACGGAAAGGAAATGGGCAAAGAAGATTTGCTTGCCTGTGACCCGGATGTGATTTTTGTGGTGTATATGGCCTATTCCGGGGACGACCCGCAGAGCGTGATCGAAAACCAGCTTGCCGTCATCCAGGATGATCCGGCGCTGGGGAGCCTTTCCGCGGTGCAGCGCGGGCGGGTGTATCCTGTCATGCTGGGGGATATCTATGCGGCAGGCCCCCGCTCCATGGACGGTATCCGGACGCTGGCGGCCGGGATGTATCCGGAGCTTGCCTCATGA
- a CDS encoding homocysteine S-methyltransferase family protein, with the protein MQLASIFDRRHFVFLDGGMGTQLQKHGLKPGQKPELAALEMPETVTAIHAAYARAGADLLLANTFGANARKLAGTGYGVDEVVAASLRCARDAAEKTGALVGLDIGPLGELLAPAGTLSFEDAYAAFAEIVRAGVQAGADFVFLETMTDLYELKAAILAAKEHSSLPVFVSMSFESRGRTFTGCTVESYGVTAAGLGADAIGINCSLGPAEILPFARRLCRTVPAGIPVFVKPNAGLPNPDGSYNLDAEEFAREMQAYASLGVSMVGGCCGTTPDYIARLREVFAPLTPAQKIPLRRSCLCTPVRFVEVNGITVVGERINPTGKKRLQQALREGDSAYPCTQAVAQAEAGAEVLDVNAGLPVIDEVATLERLVRDLQAVTDLPLQLDSSNPEALARALRIYNGKPIVNSVNGEERTLKAILPLCKKYGAAVVGLTMDEQGIPGSAEGRLAIARKIVQAAEAEGIPREDIYIDCLTLTASAQQEGAVQTLEALTRCKQELGVRTILGVSNISFGLPCRGYLNTTFLTMAMTAGLDLAIMNPNTPEMMAAVRAYRVLTAQDEQSTAYVEAYADVQIQTQQISKNAAALPEETNGQDPLFDAVRRGLKAEAHEAAQAALANRDPLDVVNASLIPALDVVGDGFEKGTIFLPQLLQAATAAQAAFEVVKAKIAAQGKPQTTGKGKIVVATVKGDVHDIGKNIVRVILENYGYDVLDLGRDVPPERVVEAVRNTGAKLVGLSALMTTTVPNMKATIDALHEANLDCQVWVGGAVLTPGYAKEIGADFYCKDAKASADLAKQILG; encoded by the coding sequence GTGCAGCTTGCATCAATCTTCGATCGCCGTCATTTTGTGTTTCTCGACGGCGGCATGGGAACCCAACTGCAAAAACATGGCCTGAAACCCGGTCAGAAGCCGGAACTGGCTGCCCTGGAGATGCCGGAAACCGTCACTGCCATCCACGCTGCTTATGCCCGGGCCGGAGCGGATCTGCTGCTGGCCAATACCTTTGGCGCTAACGCCCGGAAACTGGCCGGCACGGGGTATGGTGTGGATGAGGTTGTGGCGGCTTCACTGCGCTGTGCGCGGGATGCGGCTGAAAAGACCGGCGCGCTGGTCGGGCTGGATATTGGCCCGTTGGGAGAACTGCTGGCCCCGGCAGGAACGCTTTCCTTTGAGGATGCCTATGCCGCGTTTGCCGAGATTGTGCGTGCGGGAGTGCAGGCTGGTGCAGACTTTGTTTTTCTGGAGACGATGACCGACCTGTATGAGCTCAAAGCAGCCATTCTGGCGGCCAAGGAGCACAGCAGTCTGCCGGTATTTGTCTCCATGAGCTTTGAAAGCCGGGGCCGCACCTTTACGGGATGCACGGTGGAAAGCTATGGCGTGACCGCAGCCGGGCTGGGGGCTGATGCCATCGGCATCAACTGCTCACTGGGACCGGCAGAGATCCTGCCCTTTGCCCGGCGTCTTTGCCGCACGGTGCCCGCCGGCATACCGGTGTTTGTCAAGCCCAACGCGGGGTTGCCCAACCCGGACGGCAGCTATAATCTGGACGCTGAGGAGTTCGCCCGGGAAATGCAGGCCTACGCCTCCCTTGGCGTTTCCATGGTGGGCGGATGCTGCGGTACCACGCCGGATTACATCGCTCGCCTGCGGGAAGTGTTCGCGCCGCTGACGCCGGCACAGAAAATCCCGCTGCGCCGCAGCTGCCTGTGCACGCCGGTGCGTTTTGTGGAAGTGAACGGGATCACAGTGGTGGGCGAACGGATCAATCCCACCGGCAAAAAACGGCTGCAGCAGGCGCTGCGGGAGGGGGACAGCGCGTACCCCTGCACCCAGGCTGTGGCGCAGGCCGAGGCCGGGGCGGAAGTCCTCGATGTAAATGCGGGACTGCCCGTAATTGATGAAGTGGCCACGCTGGAACGGCTGGTCCGGGATCTGCAGGCGGTGACGGATCTGCCCTTGCAGCTGGATTCCTCCAATCCCGAAGCGCTGGCCCGGGCACTTCGTATTTACAATGGCAAACCCATCGTCAACTCGGTCAACGGAGAAGAACGGACGCTGAAGGCCATTTTGCCGCTGTGCAAAAAGTATGGCGCGGCGGTGGTGGGGCTGACAATGGACGAGCAGGGGATTCCCGGCAGCGCCGAAGGCCGTCTGGCCATTGCCCGCAAAATCGTGCAGGCCGCTGAAGCGGAAGGCATTCCCCGGGAGGATATTTACATCGACTGTCTCACGCTGACAGCCAGCGCGCAGCAGGAAGGGGCCGTGCAGACGCTGGAGGCTCTGACGCGCTGCAAGCAGGAACTGGGCGTCCGCACCATACTGGGGGTCTCCAACATCAGTTTTGGCCTGCCCTGCCGAGGATACCTGAATACTACCTTCCTGACCATGGCCATGACGGCAGGACTGGATCTTGCCATCATGAATCCCAACACCCCGGAGATGATGGCGGCTGTGCGTGCTTATCGTGTGCTGACGGCGCAGGACGAGCAGAGCACGGCATATGTGGAAGCCTACGCAGATGTGCAGATTCAGACCCAGCAGATCAGCAAGAACGCCGCAGCGTTGCCGGAAGAAACAAACGGACAGGATCCGCTCTTTGATGCAGTCCGGCGCGGGCTCAAGGCAGAGGCCCATGAGGCGGCCCAGGCAGCGCTGGCAAACAGGGATCCGCTGGATGTGGTGAATGCTTCGCTGATTCCTGCGCTGGACGTTGTGGGAGACGGCTTTGAAAAAGGAACCATCTTCCTGCCGCAGCTGCTCCAGGCGGCCACGGCGGCCCAGGCAGCGTTCGAAGTGGTCAAGGCAAAGATTGCCGCCCAGGGAAAACCGCAGACAACCGGCAAGGGCAAAATCGTGGTAGCCACCGTCAAGGGCGATGTGCACGATATCGGCAAGAACATCGTGCGGGTCATTCTCGAAAACTACGGGTATGATGTGCTGGATCTGGGGCGGGATGTGCCGCCGGAACGGGTGGTGGAGGCAGTGCGCAACACCGGCGCCAAGCTGGTGGGATTGTCGGCGCTGATGACTACCACCGTGCCCAATATGAAAGCAACCATCGACGCGCTGCACGAGGCCAATCTTGACTGTCAGGTCTGGGTAGGCGGTGCTGTGCTGACGCCCGGCTATGCCAAGGAAATCGGTGCGGATTTCTATTGCAAGGACGCCAAGGCCAGTGCGGATCTGGCCAAGCAGATTCTCGGCTGA